One Pectobacterium colocasium DNA segment encodes these proteins:
- a CDS encoding DPP IV N-terminal domain-containing protein, with protein MMNGKPKRRMTRCRINMLIALLASAALPGAASESPDLSRENYRLIREQGQHYRTLVHHYPGRIVWQSDGQTFFYRRSIAATAENPGGYEFMRVEAASKTQQPAFDHTRLAQALNLLLTKPVTATTLPFEQIDYNEQAKLLFIPQGSRLLGCDISSYQCRVLSDLSQTEEQSLTAAKSQSRLSPDGQWEAFIENHNLVLVGKQNGERLVITQDGTAQNEYEIERLSWSPDSTKLALFRVQRADKRYVHYIESSPADQRQPKHRQIFYPKPGDVLDIPQPVLVEVASRRITAIDPALFPNPYSLSYPVWRKDGQTFTFDYNQRGHQTYRVIEVDSATATPRVLINETSDTFIDYMPLTGVATGSGKYYRRDLADSKEIIWASERSGWQHLYLYDAVTGTVKNAITQGEWVVRAVNWVDEKNRVIYFSASGINQGEDPYYLHGYKIGFDGSGLTALTPESANHTLSFSPNGDYYVDTYSRYDLPPVTTLYRTADNQALMRVNITDISQLRAAGWRPPIPFMTPGRDGKTEIWGLLYPPRNLNAGEKYPVVEGIYAGPHGSFVPKDFSFWPEPLTELGFAVAKIDGMGTNNRSRAFHDVAWRNLKDGGFPDRILWHQAVARQYPWYDIARGVGIIGVSAGGQNAMAALLFHPEFYNVAVADSGSHDNRMDKIWWNEQWMGWPVDEKYADSSNAENAWRLQGKLLLMVGELDENVDPSTTMQVVDKLIKADKDFDLFYLPGGGHGVSGGAYGQRLMWDFFIRHLAGRKTPDWNRPVQEKPPAR; from the coding sequence ATGATGAACGGAAAACCCAAACGGAGGATGACGCGCTGCCGCATCAACATGCTGATAGCGCTATTGGCGAGCGCAGCCTTGCCTGGCGCAGCGAGTGAGTCTCCTGACCTGAGCCGCGAGAACTATCGCCTCATCAGGGAGCAAGGACAGCATTATCGTACACTGGTTCACCACTATCCGGGACGGATAGTGTGGCAGTCCGACGGGCAGACATTTTTCTACCGTCGCTCGATAGCGGCGACGGCAGAGAACCCTGGTGGCTATGAATTTATGCGCGTAGAGGCGGCCAGCAAGACGCAGCAACCCGCTTTCGATCACACACGCTTGGCGCAGGCGCTGAACCTGTTATTGACCAAACCGGTGACGGCAACGACGCTGCCGTTTGAGCAGATTGATTATAACGAACAGGCAAAACTGCTGTTTATCCCGCAAGGCTCGCGGCTGCTTGGCTGTGATATCAGCAGCTATCAATGTCGCGTGTTGTCCGATCTCTCTCAAACCGAGGAGCAAAGCCTTACTGCTGCGAAATCTCAGAGCCGGCTCTCACCGGATGGACAATGGGAGGCGTTCATTGAAAACCATAATCTGGTGCTGGTCGGTAAGCAGAATGGCGAACGGCTTGTTATCACGCAGGACGGGACAGCGCAAAACGAGTACGAGATTGAACGGTTGAGCTGGTCGCCGGATAGCACGAAACTGGCACTGTTTCGTGTTCAACGAGCAGACAAGCGTTACGTTCACTATATCGAATCGTCGCCAGCAGACCAGCGACAGCCGAAGCATCGTCAGATCTTTTACCCTAAACCGGGCGATGTGCTGGATATTCCGCAACCGGTGCTGGTGGAGGTGGCTTCGCGCCGCATCACCGCTATCGATCCCGCACTGTTTCCCAATCCTTATTCGCTTTCTTACCCCGTTTGGCGCAAAGACGGGCAGACATTCACGTTTGACTATAACCAGCGCGGTCATCAGACGTACCGAGTGATTGAAGTAGATAGTGCGACCGCCACGCCGCGCGTGCTGATCAACGAAACGTCAGACACGTTTATCGATTACATGCCGCTAACGGGTGTGGCGACGGGAAGCGGTAAATATTATCGGCGAGATCTGGCTGACAGCAAAGAGATCATTTGGGCCTCTGAGCGCAGTGGGTGGCAGCATCTTTACCTGTATGACGCTGTGACGGGAACGGTGAAGAATGCGATTACGCAAGGCGAGTGGGTGGTGCGCGCCGTTAATTGGGTCGATGAAAAGAATCGGGTGATTTACTTCAGTGCATCGGGCATCAATCAAGGGGAAGATCCTTATTATCTGCACGGCTATAAAATCGGTTTTGACGGCAGCGGACTGACGGCATTAACACCGGAATCTGCCAACCATACGCTGAGCTTCTCACCCAATGGCGACTATTACGTTGATACCTACTCGCGCTACGACTTACCGCCAGTCACCACGCTCTATCGCACGGCAGATAATCAGGCGTTGATGCGGGTGAATATCACGGATATCAGCCAACTGCGTGCCGCAGGCTGGCGTCCTCCGATTCCTTTTATGACGCCGGGCAGGGATGGCAAAACGGAGATTTGGGGGCTTCTCTATCCGCCACGCAATCTCAACGCGGGGGAGAAATACCCAGTCGTTGAAGGGATCTATGCCGGGCCACACGGCTCTTTTGTGCCGAAGGATTTTTCCTTTTGGCCGGAGCCGTTGACCGAACTTGGGTTTGCCGTCGCAAAGATCGACGGTATGGGAACCAATAACCGTTCCCGCGCCTTTCATGATGTCGCGTGGCGGAACCTGAAGGATGGCGGGTTTCCCGATCGGATCCTGTGGCATCAGGCAGTCGCGCGACAGTATCCCTGGTATGACATCGCCCGTGGCGTAGGGATTATCGGCGTGTCTGCTGGCGGGCAGAACGCGATGGCGGCACTGCTCTTCCATCCTGAATTCTATAACGTCGCCGTGGCCGATTCCGGCAGTCACGATAATCGCATGGATAAAATCTGGTGGAATGAACAGTGGATGGGCTGGCCGGTCGATGAAAAGTATGCGGACTCTTCCAACGCGGAAAATGCCTGGCGTTTACAGGGTAAGCTGCTGCTGATGGTGGGGGAGTTGGATGAGAATGTCGATCCGTCCACGACGATGCAGGTCGTCGATAAGCTCATTAAAGCCGACAAAGATTTTGACCTGTTCTATCTGCCCGGCGGTGGTCATGGTGTCAGCGGCGGGGCCTACGGTCAGCGGCTGATGTGGGATTTCTTTATTCGTCATCTGGCAGGACGAAAAACGCCAGACTGGAATCGCCCGGTGCAGGAAAAGCCTCCGGCGCGCTAA
- a CDS encoding autotransporter domain-containing protein — protein MTTAVQLFPLKKNDAPKRKTFRQSIIAANISLALLMLAGCGSGGGGGGETASIAPTSPTPTTPTTPTTPTTPETPTAPETPTTSAVKVGIIDSGLEAARPEFNYSNLHFSSFVGGSQLNDNQGVNGHGTLVALALAGLATDSYAGGVAPDSQLYIAQASLNSRFDYQNTTSAVNWLLNSGVKIINMSYAADERLTTADALNNARNNFGYLLVRNELKSIVDAEALSIVATGNNAGSTPSPNTQIPLIFGETSLQKGILAVTGYIPEWVGQEGNERPAELYLFDKCGNVAAYCMSAPGYVDYPVAGSSTSERSHGTSFAAPRVAGGASLVQAVYPWMTGYNLQQTLLTTATYHTDGYTRYDAENAYYEIIRDSDGNITGSVFHPAYISVADTANGRPYNDTFGWGDLNVDKAVKGPAMFYADNFTARLTAGDYTFANDISGDYGLIVNGASNAGGILRLTGNNTYKGDTQITANSLYVDGSIVGNASVSGSGTLAGKGRIGGNVSNTGIVATTAEGGLTVAGNYTQGSNGLLSVTLANPFTVEGSATLDGTLRVGLPSNTYIVQTQETLLHSNQGITGTFRTTDLGLFLTGNLTYGSNDVTGAFSRLNTVEAATSSGLRSAAQLQTAANVESALQVADRWSALSSTSEQQAGLLAKAAAFQQLGSASAAAIALDSLSGQAHASSNAILFNSLDYQNQLLNNRLDLLGNGKNYGLWIETGKLRGDLKQSGYLGSHYDITLTAIGTDTDFDTPGLRAGIAYTNSQIKADYEGSGGSSENKLHGVMTYARYNLTPEWYVQGNLSYQHGRDKLQRSILLNNVEAVSSSTSSDSWQSLLKTGYEWAINDIFSVQPYAGLKYSYLSTGGFTDTGSAFGLTGEGNDYSRTVGLTGVNLRALLQWNQGWWSSVGVSGEYQHAFTNPSLDVSARWSGLGREGERLDIPGIRLDKDSQWAGVRLDVGKAADARFFLRADKHFADRGNEEVLRGGVDVSF, from the coding sequence ATGACGACGGCAGTTCAGTTATTTCCACTAAAAAAGAATGATGCGCCAAAAAGAAAAACATTTCGCCAATCCATCATCGCCGCCAATATTAGTCTAGCGTTGCTGATGCTGGCAGGCTGCGGCAGTGGAGGAGGCGGCGGCGGTGAAACCGCCAGCATCGCGCCAACATCGCCCACTCCCACAACACCGACGACGCCAACCACTCCTACAACGCCGGAAACTCCTACAGCACCGGAAACGCCGACCACATCTGCGGTTAAAGTCGGGATTATTGACTCCGGTCTGGAAGCGGCTCGCCCGGAATTTAATTACAGCAATCTGCATTTTTCCTCTTTTGTCGGCGGTTCACAGCTTAATGATAATCAAGGCGTTAACGGCCACGGCACGCTAGTGGCACTGGCGCTGGCCGGTCTGGCGACAGACAGCTATGCAGGAGGCGTCGCCCCCGACAGTCAACTCTATATTGCGCAGGCGTCGTTAAATAGCCGCTTTGACTATCAAAACACCACCTCTGCCGTGAATTGGTTACTCAATTCCGGCGTGAAAATCATCAATATGTCCTATGCCGCGGACGAACGGCTGACGACCGCCGATGCACTGAATAACGCAAGAAACAACTTTGGCTACCTTTTAGTGCGTAACGAGCTAAAAAGCATTGTCGATGCTGAAGCACTAAGCATTGTCGCCACGGGGAATAATGCCGGTTCTACGCCCTCCCCCAACACACAGATCCCGCTAATTTTCGGTGAAACGTCGTTGCAAAAAGGCATTTTGGCCGTCACAGGTTACATCCCTGAATGGGTTGGACAGGAAGGCAATGAGCGTCCTGCTGAACTTTATCTTTTTGATAAGTGTGGCAATGTGGCTGCCTATTGCATGAGCGCACCGGGCTATGTTGATTATCCCGTTGCAGGCAGCAGCACTTCAGAGCGTTCGCACGGTACCTCTTTTGCAGCGCCGCGCGTCGCGGGCGGAGCTTCGCTGGTGCAGGCAGTTTATCCGTGGATGACAGGCTATAACCTGCAGCAAACGCTGCTGACCACCGCGACCTATCACACTGACGGGTATACTCGCTACGATGCTGAGAACGCTTACTACGAAATCATCCGAGACAGCGACGGCAACATCACAGGAAGTGTTTTCCACCCTGCTTATATCTCGGTCGCCGATACCGCCAACGGACGCCCTTATAACGACACCTTTGGCTGGGGCGATCTCAACGTCGATAAAGCAGTGAAAGGCCCAGCCATGTTTTACGCGGATAATTTCACCGCGCGTTTAACCGCAGGCGACTACACGTTCGCTAACGATATCAGCGGCGACTACGGCCTGATCGTCAACGGAGCCAGCAATGCAGGCGGTATTCTGCGTTTGACAGGCAACAACACCTATAAAGGCGATACCCAAATCACCGCCAATAGCCTGTACGTTGACGGCTCAATTGTGGGTAATGCCAGCGTATCCGGCTCCGGCACGCTGGCAGGAAAAGGCCGCATTGGCGGCAATGTGAGTAACACGGGTATCGTTGCCACCACCGCAGAAGGTGGGCTAACCGTCGCAGGCAATTACACGCAGGGCAGCAACGGCTTATTGAGCGTGACGCTGGCCAACCCGTTCACCGTGGAAGGCAGCGCGACGCTGGATGGCACACTGCGCGTTGGCCTGCCCAGCAATACCTACATCGTCCAAACACAAGAAACGCTGCTGCACAGCAATCAGGGCATCACGGGAACATTCCGTACCACCGATCTGGGGCTATTCCTGACGGGGAACCTGACTTACGGCAGCAACGACGTGACAGGCGCATTCAGCCGCCTGAATACCGTAGAAGCGGCCACCAGCAGCGGTTTGCGCAGCGCAGCGCAGTTGCAGACAGCGGCGAATGTTGAATCGGCGCTACAGGTTGCCGATCGCTGGTCAGCACTGTCCTCAACCAGCGAACAGCAAGCCGGTTTACTGGCTAAAGCCGCCGCCTTCCAGCAGTTAGGCAGCGCGAGTGCCGCCGCTATCGCACTGGATTCGCTGTCCGGTCAGGCACACGCTTCCAGCAATGCCATTCTGTTTAACAGTCTGGATTATCAGAACCAGCTCCTGAACAACCGCTTGGATCTGTTAGGGAACGGGAAAAACTACGGACTGTGGATTGAAACCGGCAAGCTGCGCGGCGACCTGAAACAGTCCGGCTATCTGGGCAGCCATTACGACATCACGCTGACTGCCATCGGTACGGATACCGACTTCGACACGCCGGGATTACGTGCCGGGATCGCCTATACCAACAGCCAAATCAAAGCAGATTACGAGGGCAGCGGCGGCAGCAGTGAAAATAAACTGCACGGGGTGATGACCTATGCGCGCTATAACCTCACGCCAGAATGGTATGTTCAGGGCAACCTGAGCTATCAGCATGGTCGCGATAAATTGCAGCGTTCAATCTTGCTGAACAACGTCGAAGCCGTTTCCAGCAGTACCTCAAGCGATAGCTGGCAGAGCCTGCTCAAAACGGGTTACGAATGGGCGATCAACGATATCTTTAGCGTACAACCCTATGCAGGACTCAAATACAGCTATCTGTCCACTGGCGGCTTTACGGATACCGGCAGCGCATTTGGCCTGACGGGAGAAGGCAATGATTATTCCCGTACCGTTGGCCTGACAGGGGTTAACCTGCGCGCGCTGCTGCAATGGAATCAGGGATGGTGGAGCAGTGTTGGTGTGAGCGGTGAATATCAGCATGCATTCACCAATCCGTCGCTGGATGTTTCTGCCCGCTGGAGCGGATTGGGCCGGGAAGGAGAACGCCTCGATATTCCGGGCATTCGACTGGACAAAGACTCGCAGTGGGCAGGTGTGAGGCTGGACGTAGGCAAAGCGGCGGATGCCCGTTTCTTCCTGCGTGCTGACAAACACTTTGCCGATCGCGGTAACGAAGAAGTGCTGCGCGGCGGTGTCGACGTGTCCTTCTGA
- a CDS encoding YpfN family protein, giving the protein MAWLADYWWIILIILIGMLINGIKELRNVDHTRFLLNKPKLPPHRDNNDKWDDEDEDWPKKKP; this is encoded by the coding sequence ATGGCATGGCTGGCTGATTACTGGTGGATAATCCTGATTATCCTGATTGGCATGCTGATTAACGGCATCAAAGAATTGCGCAACGTTGACCACACGCGTTTTCTGCTCAACAAACCCAAATTGCCCCCGCATCGTGACAACAACGATAAATGGGATGATGAAGACGAGGACTGGCCGAAGAAAAAACCCTGA
- a CDS encoding AAA family ATPase, with amino-acid sequence MNLSDKPYLQRVYFHPQKTCDPHIYPLNIPAISDIEKIRFHPDVTFLVGENGSGKSTLLEAVAIAMGFNPEGGSRNFNFSTRDSHSRLSESLRLVKGIKRPRTGYFLRAESFFNVATEIENIDPRLIQLAYGGVSLHQQSHGESFMALLNHRFGANGFYVLDEPEAALSPTRQLAALARIHQLVNEGGQFIIATHSPIILAYPNSVIYQFSESGIQQVAWQDTEHYQITRQFLNNPQGMMNILLADEDNIGERT; translated from the coding sequence ATGAATCTGTCTGACAAACCCTATTTGCAGCGCGTCTATTTTCATCCGCAAAAAACATGCGACCCACACATTTACCCATTGAACATTCCGGCAATAAGCGATATCGAAAAGATCCGTTTTCACCCTGATGTCACCTTTCTGGTTGGTGAAAATGGTTCAGGAAAATCGACGCTATTAGAAGCCGTGGCCATTGCGATGGGCTTCAACCCGGAGGGCGGTTCGCGTAACTTCAATTTCAGTACCCGTGATTCTCATTCCAGGCTGAGCGAATCCCTCCGCCTCGTCAAAGGCATAAAACGCCCTCGTACCGGTTACTTTTTACGGGCAGAAAGTTTTTTTAATGTCGCGACAGAAATAGAAAATATCGATCCTCGCCTGATTCAACTGGCTTACGGGGGTGTTTCGCTCCATCAGCAGTCGCACGGTGAATCGTTTATGGCGCTGTTAAACCATCGTTTCGGCGCCAACGGGTTTTATGTACTGGACGAACCGGAAGCCGCACTGTCTCCCACTCGGCAGCTCGCCGCGCTGGCGCGCATCCACCAGTTGGTAAACGAAGGGGGTCAATTCATCATCGCCACCCACTCGCCCATTATTCTGGCCTATCCTAATTCGGTGATTTATCAGTTCAGTGAAAGCGGTATTCAGCAGGTCGCATGGCAAGATACAGAGCATTATCAAATCACGCGGCAGTTTTTAAACAATCCGCAAGGCATGATGAATATATTACTCGCCGATGAAGACAACATCGGCGAGCGCACTTAG
- a CDS encoding DUF1272 domain-containing protein → MLELRPNCEHCDCDLPPDTETYICSYECTFCPDCADTVFHHACPNCGGELVKRPVRPARCLVNDPASTIRIVKPH, encoded by the coding sequence ATGCTGGAATTACGCCCTAATTGTGAGCACTGTGACTGTGATTTACCGCCAGATACCGAAACGTATATCTGCTCCTATGAATGTACGTTCTGCCCAGACTGTGCGGATACCGTCTTTCATCACGCCTGCCCGAACTGCGGCGGTGAGTTAGTCAAACGGCCGGTGCGTCCGGCACGCTGTCTGGTTAACGATCCGGCCTCAACGATTCGTATCGTAAAACCGCACTGA